TTACAAGGTTGACGAACCGGTCACAGGCCTTGAGGCCTTGCAAGATATTATCCGGCAAGGAAAGGCCTTTCCCGCAATTAAATACCAGCGTTACATCCTCCTTCCCGACACCGATACCCCGGATAATCCTGCGCATATCTTTTATCTGATGCAAAGCGGTTTGATCCGATATCCTTTTTTTGTCGATATCCAGGAAGATGATGAAAACGGTACACCGGTTGCCCGGGCTGAAGGTGCTTATCTTATTGATTCGGTGATGATGACAGAAGACGAAGTGATTATCCAGGTTGATGTTCGCGCCATGATCTCTATGGGCCTCTGGGTTCCTGAAAAAGTGCTTGGATTGAACAATCCGTGCATCTCCTTTGATATTCTGGATATGTATTACAAGATAATCCAGATAACAAAGGCCTATCGTCAACCTTGTTCTGAAGCAGCGTGATCCCTTCCCTGGTAATAATTCAACCAGGAAGAGGTAGCATTTAACGACCAGTTTCGTGGGGGGACAAAACCATCCTTCATCGTCTGTTCCCTGCCGCACCCTAATAGCCTTTCATATAAACGTACGTAGAAACATCTTTTCACGCCGGGAAAGACCTCGCACCAACCATCCCGGCTGCCGCCGCAGGGTCCGTTCAACAGGTATTTAGCGCATCCTGACTGGGGGCATAAATATCCAAGATCATGCAAGGCGCAATCACCGCAATTCCTGCATTCAAACGCGAGAAATTTCAATAGATGCTCAAACCGTACCCAGGCCGGAGCCATCCTGCCCATGCCCAATGTTTCACAGGTGCTCTTCATCGGCATGTATAATAGCCCCTTTTTCTCGAACATCAGATCATGAAACAGTTTTGCCAATGTATATGCAATGCTGCAGGGGGCCTTTTCTTTGTGCTCAACCGCCAGTTGATCGCTATTGAGCCCGGTCTGATGATCTTTTTGAAAATAATAACAACCGGCCTCATACCAGTAGGACATTTCTGAAACAAGACTCTTCCAATCCGGATAGTACGCCTCAGCTTCATTCAGGACGAAATCAATATCCGCAAAAGTCAAACCCGGGCCACCGATATGAGCGCCGTTATATCCCAAGCCCCGCAGGACACACAATAATTTTGCCGCACGGACCAATCTTGCCTTCCGCCCCTTATCCGGCGACTTACTCTCGCCAATTATCTGTTCATAAAGTTTTTCGGTAATTATGCATCCGGGAATCCCTCCTTTATACATAATTTCCGTAACCGCCAGATTTGGAATAAAGACATTACCGATCAGGGGCAGGTTAAGATTGTTCTGCTTCATGTACAGAAGAATTTCTTGAAACTTCCGGGCATCGAAACCTACCTGGGTGATGACATAATCTGCGCCTGCCGCAGCTTTGCGGTGCAGTTTGTAATATTGCGGTATAAGCTCAGACCTCAGGCGTTTGAATGGTGAGACGGCAACACCATTGAAAAAAGACGTCGGCTTTATATGGCAGTTTTTCGGCTTCTGATTGCGTTCGCTGAAAAGGCCTTTATTCAGTCGGGATATAAGATCAAGGGCATGAACCGAACCGAGGTCGAATACCGGCTTAGGAAACCCTTTATACCCGGCTTGTGGATAATCCCCGGTAATAACCAGCAGATTACGCATCTCCTCCCGGTCCCAGCCAAAAAGCAGACTTTCCATCTGATTGCGGTTCTTATCCTTGCATGAGAAATGGATAATCACCTCAAGCCCCATGGCCTTTATTTCAATGCCTAAAACCTCAGGCGAAAGCGCCGAATGACCGCCGGCATTTTCAGTAATACTCACAGCCCGGATCCGTCCATCCAGAGCAATTTCTTTAGCAAGGGCAATGGTTCGCGCATGTTCCTTGCTCCGACCGCCTCTGCTTGGGACCAGCTCAAAGGTCAGGGTAAAATCATCAGGATCACGAAGATAATCGGCAAAAGTCGATTTGTTTTTTGTAGTCATAATCTGGATAACACACAGCCTTCCGGAGAATTACAGATTTTTTTTGTCAAACAAAACTACATACTATCAATTTATCATGATAATCTCTGGGTATCACAATCAATTTTCATGATAAATGCTTGATCATCATGACACATCTCGAGTATGCATAAAAGGCAATTATGCTGAATATGGATCAAATTCCTGGAGAATCATAAAGTCCTTCAGGCTGAAAAACCATGGGCAAAGGTTTTCACTTTCTCGCAGTTTTCGCCTTCAAACGATGCCTGCGACAATCCTACACGAATAAATAAATACACCTGATCACATACCATGGAACTACTTCTAATCATTATTTTTTGTGCATACCTTGCCGTACAGCTCTTCGAAAATATATTTTCCTACATAAATCTACATTACCAGGCGCGGCATGGCGGAAATGTCCCGCAGGGTTTTGAAGACAGGGTCGATGTCGAAACGCTGAAAAAAATGCGGGACTACACTGCCGCACATACCAGAGTTGATTTTGTCGCATCCTTTTTTGACACAGCGATTACGGTATTTTTTATCTTCGGAGGTCT
The nucleotide sequence above comes from Pseudomonadota bacterium. Encoded proteins:
- a CDS encoding methylenetetrahydrofolate reductase C-terminal domain-containing protein, which produces MTTKNKSTFADYLRDPDDFTLTFELVPSRGGRSKEHARTIALAKEIALDGRIRAVSITENAGGHSALSPEVLGIEIKAMGLEVIIHFSCKDKNRNQMESLLFGWDREEMRNLLVITGDYPQAGYKGFPKPVFDLGSVHALDLISRLNKGLFSERNQKPKNCHIKPTSFFNGVAVSPFKRLRSELIPQYYKLHRKAAAGADYVITQVGFDARKFQEILLYMKQNNLNLPLIGNVFIPNLAVTEIMYKGGIPGCIITEKLYEQIIGESKSPDKGRKARLVRAAKLLCVLRGLGYNGAHIGGPGLTFADIDFVLNEAEAYYPDWKSLVSEMSYWYEAGCYYFQKDHQTGLNSDQLAVEHKEKAPCSIAYTLAKLFHDLMFEKKGLLYMPMKSTCETLGMGRMAPAWVRFEHLLKFLAFECRNCGDCALHDLGYLCPQSGCAKYLLNGPCGGSRDGWCEVFPGVKRCFYVRLYERLLGCGREQTMKDGFVPPRNWSLNATSSWLNYYQGRDHAASEQG